In Marinobacter qingdaonensis, the genomic stretch AGTCATCCGGCACGCTGAATTCAGGCTTGTTCTGGTTGTGCTCCCGGAGCACCACGCTGAAATCATAATCCCGCAGGTACGAGGAAAAGTTATTGCCGACGATGCCTTGAATGCGGTCGCTGGTCTTGCGATCAACAATGGTCGTTTTCAATACCTCAATGGATGGGAAGGTATCGCCACTGCCTTCCGTACCGATCCTCATTTCGACAGAGATGATGTCCAGCTCAACAAAATAGCGATCCCCCTCTGGATTATCCCAATGCGCCAGGGCATTGAAACGATTGTCGATCATCCTCAAGGCGTTGCGCAGGTTCTCTCGGCGGTTCGCTCCTCTGGCCAAATTGGCAAAGTTCGTGGTGACCCGCGTGTTGTCTGAGGGCAGATAATGCTCGTCGAAGCGCGTACTTTTAACCGCAAATGTGAAATCGTCTTTCATCCCGTTCTTGCCACCTAATGTCTGAGATAAAACCTGGCTAGTTCTCGCAGCCCCAGGTGCTCTGTGCCTACTGGCGGGGCTGGGAATCCGCTGGCCTGTCTTATCGTGTTACCAACAGGTGTGTTTTATACCCGGACGGCCTCATGAATAAAAATGACATTATCTAATTTAATCATGAGCTGCATTCATAGTCCGCTTGAACTGGATGTGTCGGGGCCATTTTGCGTGCTTATTTCAGGCCGGGAATGGACGGGCAACGAGCGTGGGGATGGCGTCATCTGGGCCCGTTGGCAGCTGGTTTGGCGGTTTCCGTCGGCTATCTGATGTACGCTCGCGGCGTGATCATTGAGCGCCAGGAGTGAGGGTCAGATAACGCCGGAAAGGCCCGAGAAGGCGACAAACAGGAAGGCAAAAAAAAAGCAGATCAGTAAGAACTGATCTGCTTTTCTGAAGTGGTAGCGGGGGCTGGATTCGAACCAACGACCTTCGGGTTATGAGCCCGACGAGCTACCAGACTGCTCCACCCCGCATCAAAACTGGTTGTTTCCCGGGGTCACCCCCGATCAACGTGCGCGTATATTAAGGTCTTGATAGACGGCTGTCAATCGCTATTTTCAAAGAGATCGACCTGAACACTCGGGCTATCGCCAAACCCCGTCTGGACTTCGGGGCACTGACATTCCCCGACCTGCTCCAGGGCTTCCTGCACCGGCCGGAACGACCGTCGGTGTTCCGGCGTCACCCCCAGCCGGAACAGGGCTTCCAGATGCACGGGCGTGGGGTAGCCCTTGTGCTGGGCCAGACCATATCCGGGGTAGGTCTGCTCCAAGTCGATCATTTCCCGATCCCGGGTGACCTTGGCCAGAATGGACGCCGCACTGATCGCCTCAACCCGGCTGTCGCCCTTCACCACCGGCTCTGAGGCCCAGCCCCAGTTCGGGCACCGGTTGCCGTCCACCAGGACGTACTCCGGCGGCACATGCAGGCCAGCGACGGCCCGCTCCATCGCCACCATCGTGGCCTGATAGATATTCAACTGGTCGATTTCGGCTGCCTCACACCGGCCAATGCACCAGGCCGCGGCTTTTTCGAGTATTTCTTCGTACAGGGCGTCCCGTTTCTTCTCGGTCAGCTTCTTGGAGTCGCCTAGGCCGGCCACCGGCCGGTCCGGATCCAGTATCACCGCCGCGGTGACCACGGCGCCGATCAAAGGGCCACGCCCCACTTCGTCGACGCCTGCCAACAGCCTGCCGCGGTAGCCGCATTCAAAGGGCGGCAAGGGCGTCTTAGCCATGGCTTGCGCCCTCCTCGAGCAATCGGGTAATCGCCTCGGCCGCTTTCTCGTCGGCATCCTGGCGTAGGGTCTGGTGCAGCTCGGTGAAGGCGTCCAGCAGACGCTGACGCTCAGTCTCGTTCTCCAGTCGCTCGAGCACCGCCGCGCCCAGGGCTTCCGGGGTCGCATCATCCTGCAGCAGTTCCGGAACCAGTGGTTCCCGAGCCAGCAGGTTTGGCAAGGCAACGTGGGGCACCTTGACCAGGCGGGACAGGATGGCGTAGCTGACATTGCTCAACCGGTAGCCGACCACCATGGGCTTTTTCAGCAGCATGGCTTCCAGGGTGGCCGTGCCGGACGCCAACAGCACCGCATCCGAGGCGGCCATGACCTCGCGGGAGCGCCCACGCACGATGGTCACGGGCAGCTTGACCTCCAGCGCTTCCACCAGGTCTCGAACCTGGCGTTCACGGTCCCGATTGACGCAGGGAATCACCAGCTGCACATCAGGCCGTTTGTCCTGAATCCAGCGTGCTGCCTCCAGGAACAGGGTCCCCAACCGCTCGACTTCCCCGGCGCGGCTGCCGGGCAGGACCGCAAGCAGCGGCGCCTGTTCGTCCAAGCCCAGGTCCCGGCGTGCGGCCCCGGTCTCTGGCACCATCGGAATTCGGTCCGCCAGCGGGTGGCCAACGAACGCCACCGGCACCTGGTGCTCCTGGTAGAAACGGGCTTCGAACGGAAACAGGGTCAACATCAGGTTGACCGACTTGGCAATCTTGAAGATTCGCTTCTGTCGCCAGGCCCAGACCGAGGGGCTGACGTAGTGCACGGTCGGGATGCCGGCCTCCCGACAACGCCGTTCAATGGCCAGGGTAAAATCGGGGGAATCAATGCCAATCACCACGTCCGGCGGCGTGGCGAAGAAGTAGTCGAGCAATCTGGCCCGGATGCTGAAGAGCTCGCGGATACGGCCCAGCACCTCGACCAGCCCCATGACCGACAGCCGTTCCATGGGCACCAGGGAGTGAAAACCCTCGGCAATCATGTCGTCACCGCCGATGCCAACAAACCGGGCGCGCGGGTAACGACTCCGAAGGGAACGAATGAGACCGGCGCCGAGAATGTCGCCCGATGCCTCACCGGCAATGATGCCAAAGGTAATGGCGCGGTCGCTTACGACCGCGCGCTGCGAAGGTTGGTCCGTCACCTGCTGGCTCCCGCCGGTTCAGCGAATAATGCCGCGATCGGCTCCACGCAGGGAGTCAATGAGAGGAAGGATTTCCGGGATGTCCGAATAGGCGTTGGTCAGCTCGTCCACGGCCTGTTCGGTGGTCAGGCCCTGGCGGTAGATCACCTTGTAGGCACGACGCAGGGTCAGCAGCACCTCTTTGCTGAAGCCGCGACGCTTCAGGCCCTCGACATTCATACCGTGGGGCTGGGCCGACTGACCACTGGCCATGACGTAGGCGGGAATATCCTTGAGCACGATACTGCCACCGGCCGCCATGCTATGCGGGCCGATGTTGCAGAACTGGTGCACCATGGTACCGCCGCCCAGAATGGCAAAATCGCCCACGTTGACGTGGCCGGCCAGGGTCGCGCAGTTGGCGAGAATGGTGTTGTCACCCACCACGCAGTCGTGGGCCACGTGCACGTAGGCCATCAGCAGATTGCCGCTGCCGATCCGGGTTTCGCCCCGGTCCTGGATGGTGCCCCGGTGAATGGTGCAGTTTTCCCGGATGACGTTGTCGTCACCGATGGTCAGGGTTGTCGGCTCACCGGCGTACTTCTTGTCCTGGCACTCTTCCCCGATACTCGAGAACTGGAAGATCCGGTTGTTGCGACCGATCACCGTCGGCCCCTTCACAACCACGTGGGACAGAATCTCCGTGCCTTCCCCGATCTCAACGCCCGGGCCAATGTAGCTCCACGGGCCAACGGTGACGTTGTCCGCGAGTTTGGCTGATGGGTCTACGATCGCTTGAGGATGAATACCCGACCAGTCACTTGTCGCCATCAAACTTCTCTCTCAGCGGTCAGTATCTCTGCCACGCACACGACTTCGCCGTCTACCAGTGCCCGACACTCGAATTTATAGATGCCACGCTTGCCGGAAATCAGCTCCGATTCCATGCACAGCTGGTCGCCCGGCAACACAGGACGCTTGAAGCGCGCCTTGCTGGAACCGGCCAGGTATTGTACCACGCCGTCCGCCGGTTTCCGTTCCACGGTGATGAAGCCGAGGATGCCGGACAACTGTGCCATGGCCTCGATGATCAGCACACCCGGCATGATCGGATTGTTGGGGAAATGGCCCTGAAAGAACGGTTCGTTGAACGACACGTTCTTGTAGCCCTTGATGGATTTCCCTTTTTCTACCTCGGTCACCCGGTCCACCAGCAGGAACGGATAACGGTGCGGCAGGTATTCCAGAATTTCGTCAATTTCCATCATCTTGCTCGGCCTCAGCCCTCTAATTTCTTTTCCAGTTCCTTGATCCGCCGGGCCAGGTCGTCCAGCTGCCGGAAACGAACCGCATTCTTGCGCCATTGCCGATTGGTGTCCGCACTGGTGCCGGAAGAGTAGACCCCCGGCTCCCGGATGTCACCGGTGACCAGGGTCATCCCGGTCAGGTGCACCTGGTCGGCAATTTCCAGATGGCCCGCCACACCCGAGGCCCCGCCAAACACGCAGTGCCGGCCGATGCGGGTACTACCGGCAATGCCCACCATGGCCGCCATGGCACTGTGGTCGCCAATCTGCACGTTGTGGGCGATCTGAATCAGGTTATCGAGTTTCACCCCATTGCCGATGACCGTGTCGTCCAGGGCGCCACGGTCGATGGTGGTGTTGGCACCGACCTCGACATCGTCGCCAAGCACCACGCGACCCAGCTGGGCGATGCGCTGCCACACGCCTTTTTCGTTGGCAAAACCGAAACCATCGGAGCCGATCACCGCGCCACTGAGGATGTGGCAGCGCTGACCCAGCACGACATCGTGGGCCAGGGTTACCCGGGGCCGGATGACGGTATCCGCACCCACCCGGGCGCGAGCGCCAATCACAGTACCAGCCCCGACCACGACCCGGCTGCCAATGTCGGCGCCGGCTTCGATGACCACATTGGGGCCGATGGCGGCGTCGTCCGCTACCTGGGCGGTCGGATCGACGATGGCCGAGGGGTCGACGCCAGCGGCCGAAACCGGCTCGGGATCAAACCAGTGACTCAGGCGGGCGTAGCCCAGGTAGGGGTTATCGAGCACCAGGGCGTTGATACTCACGTCGGTGGCGGCGGATGGCGACAGAATCACGGCGGCCGCGTTGGTCTGTGCCAGGTACTTGGCGTAGGAGGGGTTGGCCAGAAAACTGATCTGGTCCGGGCCGGCGGCCTGCAGGGTTGCCAGCCCGGTCACCTGCTGGTCGGGATCACCCCGGAGTTCGGCTCCCAGTGCCTGGGCAATTTCTTCGAGCCGAAAAGACCTCTCTGTCATCATGCGCTCCAACACTATTCCGGGGACGCCCGTCGGGCCTTAACGGTTCAGTTTTTCCAGCAGTTGCGGGGTCAGGTTCAGCTCCGGCTTCACGTACACCACCGCCTCGCTCGGCAGGATCAGGTCCAGGTCGTTCTCTTTCAGCAGCTCTTCCACCGCGGCATCCACTTCCGGACGGGCCCGCTCAACGAAGGCCTGCTTGCGCTGCGCCACGGTGCTGTCCAGGCGCTGCTTCAGGAAGTTGAACTCCTTCACCTTCTCCTGGAACTCGGCGGCCAGCTTCTCGCGCTCGCTTTCGTTCATCATGGCGCCGTCCTTCTCCAGGCGCTCTTTCAGCTTGCGCGCCTGCTCCTGGACCTCGCGAACCTTGGCCTCGTCACCGGCAAAGTCCCGCTGCAGGGTTTCACTGAAGCTCTTGGCGTCGTTGGACGAGAACAGCGCCTGACGCAGGTCCACCACGCCGATGCGGGTTTCCGCCATCGCCGGGAAGGAAAGCGCCATAAAGGCCGCTGCTAGCATGGTTAGAATTCGGGACATCGGACTTCTCCTGTGATTAATCCGTTTGTTTTTCTGCACGTCAGAATGTTTGGCCCAGGGAGAACTGGAACACCTGGGTTTCGTCGCCGCTCTTGTCATTCAGCGGCTTCGCCAAACTGAAGGCCAATGGGCCAACGGCGGTAATCCACTGGAACCCTACGCCAGCGGACAACCGGACTTCATCCAGAGCCGGATCGAAATCCCGCTCGGTATCGAACACCTGGCCGGCATCCAGGAAGAATGCGGTTCGCATGGAACGGCTGTCCCCGGCGAACGGCGTCGGGAAGATCAGCTCCAGGCTACCTTCGGTCAGCAGGTTACCACCGAACGGGTCCGGATCAGATAGGTCATTCGGATTATTGGTGGCTCGCGGCCCCAGGGAATTCGCCTCGTAGCCACGTACCGAACCATAGCCGCCGGCGTAGAAGTGCTCATAGAACGGCATCTGGGTGCGATCGCCGTAGCCATCGCCGTAGCCGACGTCCGTGCGGGCGCGGAAAATCCACCGGCCCGAGTCGGTGATCGGCTGGTAGAAATCGGTCTTGTGACTGAGCTTGTAGAAGGTCAGGTCGCTGCCGGGCACGGCCACGTCCAGGGACAGGGAGTGGCTGTAACCGTCGGAGGGCAGTACCCCCCGGTTCAGGGTACTGCGGCGCCAGCTGCCGAACAGGAAGTAGTTGTCAAAGGAATCGCCTTCGTCCTCGACAAAGTCGAGCACTTCCTGGGACGTGAAGGCCCCGGTCTTGATGTCCGAACGGGTGTAACCCAAGCCGAAGTTGAGTCGGGTGATGCTGTCGGTCGGGTAGCCAAACGTCACCCGGCCGCCGTACTCGTCCAGCAGGTAGGACGAGATGTCCTCATCCTCGTAATCGGTTTCCCGGGCAAACAGGCTGAAGCCGCGGCTGACCCCGTCCACCGTGTAGTAAGGGTCGAGGTAGGACACGTTCGCGCTCTTGACCGAGTCACTGACGTTGACCCCGAACGACACCCGCTTGCCGGTGCCGAAGAAGTTGTTCTCGGACACGTTGGCGCCGAGAATCACGCCGGAATCCTGGGAGAAACCGACCGACGCCGACAGGCTGCCGGTGGGCTGCTCTTCCACGCTGTAGTTGACGTCGACCAGGTCATCGGTGCCCGGCACCGGTACGGTCTCGACCTCAACGGCCTTGAAGAAGCCCAGGCGCTCAAGCTTGGTCTTGGAGAATTCGATCCGGTCGGAGGAAGCGATGCCGCCCTCCATCTGGGTCATTTCCTGGCGCAGGACGTCGTCCCGGGTCGAGACGTTGCCGTCGAAGTTGATCCGGCGCACATACGCCCGCTTGCCCGGCTCGACAAAGAAGGTCACCGCGGCGGTGTTGTTCTCGCCCGGTTCCGGCACTGCGTTCACGTTGGCGAAGGCGTAGCCCTCGCGCCCGAGCCGGAAGGCCAGCGCCTCGGAAATGGCGGTCATACGAGCCCGGGAGAAGACATCGCCCTCTTCCACCGGAATCAGCTTGCGCAGCTCCTCCTCACCCACGATCAGGTCGCCGCGGAGGTTGATCTCGGAGATGGTGTACTGGGGCCCTTCGTTCAGGGCGATGGAAATGAACACCTGCTGCTTGTCCGGGGAGATGGACACCTGGCTCGATTCGACGTTGAAGTCCAGGTAACCCCGGTCCAGGTAGAAGGAACGCAGGGATTCCAGGTCGCCGCTGAGCCGTTCCCGGGCGTATTTGTCGGCGTTGGTGATGGAGTTCCACCAAGTGCTGGTCTGCAGTTCGAACAGGTCCAGCAGTTCCTCGTCGGCGAAGTCTTCGTTGCCCACGATGTTGATGTGATGAATGGCCGCGACCGTGCCTTCGTTGATTTTCAGGCTGATCGCCACCCGGTTGCGGGGCAGCTCCTCGGCCGAGGCCTTGACCCGGGCGTTGTAACGCCCCTGGGCAATGTACGAGCGCAGAATTTCGAGCTCGAGCCGTTCCAGGGTGGCGCGCCGAAATACCTGGCCTTCCTGCAGGCCGGCCCCGGACAGGGCATCCATCAGCATTTCGGTTTCAATGTTCTTGTTGCCATCGATCTCGATGTCACTGATGGACGGACGCTCTCTGACGGTCAGGATCAGCACACTGCCATCGCGGCTGGCTTCGATGTCGGTAAACAGACCGGTCCCGAACAGGGATTTGATGGCGTCGGCCAGTTCGGCCGGGTCCACCTGTTCGCCGATATTGACGGGAAAGGCTGAAAAAACAGTACCTGCAGATACGCGTTGCAGGCCCTCGACCTCAATATCCGCGACCGTGAATTCGTCCGCAACGGCGGAATTTATGCCGGTCGAAGCTACAGCGAGGCCAATGGCTACACCTAGGAGAGAACGTCTCATTCAAATATTTCGCCTGGTTAATGCGCGTAAGGAGCCCGCAATTCTCACAACCGCATCAGGTCGTTGTAAAGAGCAAACACCATTAATGTAAGAATCAATGTCATACCAATTCGTAACCCTAGCGCCTGCGCCTCGTCGGACAGCGGTTTTCCCCGAATGGCTTCGATGGTGTAGTACACGATGTGCCCACCATCGAGCACGGGAACCGGCAGCAGGTTCAATATGCCAAGGCTGATACTCAAGTAGGCCAGGAACCGGATGAAATCCTCAAAACCGGAACTGACACTGGCCTCCGCCACGCGGGCTATGGTGATCGGACCGCTCAGGTTGGTCGGCGACAGCAGGCCGGTCACCATTTTCTTGATCGCCACCAGGGTCAGACGGGTGTCGGCCCAGGTTTCATGGAAGGCGTTGGGAATCGCCGCCAGGGGCCCGTAGCTGACATCCCGGAGCACTTCTTCCGGCCATTCCACCGGTTGCACCCCGGCCCCGACGAAGCCGATGGTGGTGCCATCTTCCTGCTCCCGCTCGGCCGGCCTGACGTCAATAGTGCGCTCGGCGCCATCCCGAACGATGGTCAGGGACAGGGTCGTCTCCGGTGCCGCCTGGATCGCATCCACCAGATCGAACCAGTTGCCGAGCGCCTCACCGTCGACCGCCAACACCTGATCACCGGGCTTCAGTCCGGCGGCTTCCGCCCGTCCCCCGTTGGAAATCTGGCCGAGGATGGGCGGGATGTCCGGCCGCCAGGGGGTTATGCCAAACTCCAGCAGCGGGTTCGGCGCCTCGTCGCTCAGGCGCCAGCCCTGCAGCGGCCCGCTCACGGTGCCGCGCGCGCCGTTTTCACTGACGCCGATGGCGATCTCGCCCTGCTCTCCGGCCCGTTCCAGCAGGCGCATGTTGACGTCCCGCCAGGACACCACCCGATGCCCGTCCACCGTGTGCAGCTCCATGCCTTCCCGTAGACCGACGCGCTCGGCGACGGTGTCAGGCCCAACCTCACCAACGATCGGCGCCACCGAGGTAACGCCCACCACGCCCAGGAGCCAGTAAGCAAACAGGGCGAACAGGAAATTGGCGATCGGACCGGCCGCTGCAATGGCGATGCGCTGGCTGGGCGGCTTGGAGGTGAAGGCCTGGTCTTTCAGCGCCTCCGGGACCGGACCCTCGCGTTCGTCCAGCATCTTGACGTAGCCACCGAGCGGGATCGCCGCCACCGCAAATTCGGTGCCCTGGCGGTCGTACCAGGAAAACAGGGGCTTGCCAAAACCCACCGAGAATCTCAGCACCTTGACGCCGCAACGCCGGGCAACCCAGAAATGGCCATACTCATGCAGGGTGACCAGGATGCCCAGTGTCAGCGCAAGCGCCAGGATGGTTTCGATGATTTGCATAGCATTCTCGGTTGATGGCTGGAACGCGCCAAGAAACAACTTTCTATATCAGACAGTTAACAGCCCTATCTGTTCCCGGGCGCGATGCCTTGCCTCGGCGTCCCTGGCAAAGATGGTCTCAAAACTGTCCGCCGGCACCACGTCCATGGCCGCCAGGGTCCGCTCTATAATAACGGGGATGTCGGTAAAACACAGGTTACCGGCCAGAAAAGCCGCCACCGCCTCTTCGTTCGCGGCGTTGAGTACCGCCGGGGAGGTACCCCCGGCCTCGAACGCTTCCGCCGCCAACCGCAGACAGGGGAAGCGCACCAGGTCCGGCCGCTCGAAATGGAAGCGCCCGATGGCGAACAGGTCCAGGGGCGCAACCCCGGCGTCGATCCGTTCCGGCCAGGCCAGACCATTGGCAATGGGCGTGCGCATGTCCGGACTGCCAAGTTGGGCCAGCACAGATCCGTCTACGTACTCGACCATGGAGTGGATGATGCTCTCCGGATGGACGTGAACTTCGACCCGATCCGGCGTGGTGTTGAACAGCCAACAGGCCTCGATCAGCTCCAGCCCCTTGTTCATCAGCGTGGCCGAATCCACCGAGATCTTCTGGCCCATGGACCAGTTGGGGTGGGCGCAGGCCTCGGCGGGTGAGACCGATCGCAGCTCGGCGGCGCTGTGCTCCCGGAATGGGCCACCGGAGGCGGTCAGCAGAATCCGGGACACCCCGGCGGCGTCCGGATCCCGAACCCGATCCGCGGGCAGGCACTGGAAAATGGCATTGTGCTCGGAATCGATCGGCAGCAATTCGGCCCCGGACTCCGCCACCGCATCCATGAACAGCTGACCGGACATGACCAGGGCTTCCTTGTTGGCCAGCAATACCCGCTTGCCGGCCCGCACGGCGGCCAGGGTCGGAGGCAGCCCCGCGGCGCCCACGATCGCGGCCATCACGGCGTCGGCCTCGGGCGCAGCGGCAACCTCCTCCAGACCCTCCGGGCCGCTCAGAACGCGGACCTGTGGCAGATCGGTCAGCAGTTCGCGCAGCTCCTGCGCCGCTTCAAAGCTCGCCATGACCGCCACCTGAGGACGGAACTCACGGCACAGCACCGCCAGCTCCGGAGCCCGGGTGCTCGCCGTCAGGGCGTACACGGAAAATTGTTCAGGATGGCGCCGGACGACGTCCAGCGTACTCAGACCGATGGAGCCGGTGGCTCCGAGAATTGTGAGGCGGCGCGCGTTCATACTCACCACTGTCCGGCAGTGAGCCAGCCCAACTGGGTAATGATCAGGGCGAACACGGGTATGGCCACGGTCAGGCTGTCGATACGGTCGAGAATGCCGCCGTGACCGGGCAGGAGCTGGCTGCTGTCTTTGATGCCCCGGAAACGTTTTAGCATACTCTCAAGCAGGTCGCCGAGCACGGAAACCAGACCGGTGAACAGACTGGCCAGCACCAGCAACACCGTGTCCAGGCCGTCGGCCGAGGCCAGCAGGCTGACAATGACCGCAAACACACCGACCGCGACCAGACCGCCCCAGACACCGGCCCAGGATTTGCCCGGACTGACCCGGGGCGCCAGTTTGGCCTTGCCAAAGGCCCGGCCGGCGAAGTAAGCACCGATATCGGCCACCCAGACCACGCAGAATACGTACAGGATCGCCCAGAGGCTGTTGTCGACCAGACCAAAATCAAGGCCACCGGTGCGCAGATGATTCAAGCCCACCCAGGCGGGCACCAGCACCAGCAGGCCCATGGCCGCACGCACCGGCACGCTGCCCCACTGGTCCGACCCGGCCGGATATCCGCGAACGAGCAGAAAGCCAATGAACCACCACACCAGCGCTGGCCACAGCACCGCGACGGCCGGCACGTTGAGCAGGCCATAGAGAATGGCGGCAGTGACGGCGGCGTACACAACGCGTCCGCCCTGCCCCTCGATGCCGGACAGGTTGGCCCACTCCCAGGCGCCGAGCGTGATGATGGCCGCGGTGAACAGCGCGAATCCCAGCGGCGGCAGGAAAAAGATTCCGCCGATGGCAATCGGGGCCAGGATCAATGCGGTAATGATTCGGGTCTTTAGCACGGTGAGGGTCGCTTTGGTCTATTTATTGTTGTGATGCCTTGGCAGCAATCTGATCGTCAGTCTGGCCAAACCGGCGCTGGCGCCCAGCATAGGCCTGCAGGGCCTTGCGCATTTCCTCGGCCTTGAAATCGGGCCAGAACACCGGCGAGAAATACATCTCGGTGTAGGCAAGGTGCCAGAGCATGAAATTGCTGATCCGCTGCTCGCCGGCGGTACGGATCAACAGGTCGGGCATGGGCAGGTCACCGATGCTCAGGTGCTGCTGGATCAGGTCATCGGTGATGTCGGACGGCTCGATCTCGCCTTTGCGCACCTTGCCGGCGACTTGGCGGGTGGCCTGGGTGATGTCCCAGTGACCGCCATAGTTGGCGGCAACCACCAGGGTCATCCGGGTGTTGTGCCGGGTCAGTTCCTCGGCATCCTGCATGTGCTGCTGCAAGGCCTCGCTGAAGGCACTGCGGTCGCCGATGATCCGGAGCCGGATGTTGTTGCGGTGCAGCTTGCGGACTTCCCGCTGCAGGGCGAACAGGAACAGCTTCATCAACGCCGACACTTCTTCCTGGGGCCGACGCCAGTTCTCGCTGGAGAAGGCGAACAGGG encodes the following:
- the rnhB gene encoding ribonuclease HII; the encoded protein is MAKTPLPPFECGYRGRLLAGVDEVGRGPLIGAVVTAAVILDPDRPVAGLGDSKKLTEKKRDALYEEILEKAAAWCIGRCEAAEIDQLNIYQATMVAMERAVAGLHVPPEYVLVDGNRCPNWGWASEPVVKGDSRVEAISAASILAKVTRDREMIDLEQTYPGYGLAQHKGYPTPVHLEALFRLGVTPEHRRSFRPVQEALEQVGECQCPEVQTGFGDSPSVQVDLFENSD
- the lpxB gene encoding lipid-A-disaccharide synthase, which produces MTDQPSQRAVVSDRAITFGIIAGEASGDILGAGLIRSLRSRYPRARFVGIGGDDMIAEGFHSLVPMERLSVMGLVEVLGRIRELFSIRARLLDYFFATPPDVVIGIDSPDFTLAIERRCREAGIPTVHYVSPSVWAWRQKRIFKIAKSVNLMLTLFPFEARFYQEHQVPVAFVGHPLADRIPMVPETGAARRDLGLDEQAPLLAVLPGSRAGEVERLGTLFLEAARWIQDKRPDVQLVIPCVNRDRERQVRDLVEALEVKLPVTIVRGRSREVMAASDAVLLASGTATLEAMLLKKPMVVGYRLSNVSYAILSRLVKVPHVALPNLLAREPLVPELLQDDATPEALGAAVLERLENETERQRLLDAFTELHQTLRQDADEKAAEAITRLLEEGASHG
- the lpxA gene encoding acyl-ACP--UDP-N-acetylglucosamine O-acyltransferase, encoding MATSDWSGIHPQAIVDPSAKLADNVTVGPWSYIGPGVEIGEGTEILSHVVVKGPTVIGRNNRIFQFSSIGEECQDKKYAGEPTTLTIGDDNVIRENCTIHRGTIQDRGETRIGSGNLLMAYVHVAHDCVVGDNTILANCATLAGHVNVGDFAILGGGTMVHQFCNIGPHSMAAGGSIVLKDIPAYVMASGQSAQPHGMNVEGLKRRGFSKEVLLTLRRAYKVIYRQGLTTEQAVDELTNAYSDIPEILPLIDSLRGADRGIIR
- the fabZ gene encoding 3-hydroxyacyl-ACP dehydratase FabZ; translated protein: MMEIDEILEYLPHRYPFLLVDRVTEVEKGKSIKGYKNVSFNEPFFQGHFPNNPIMPGVLIIEAMAQLSGILGFITVERKPADGVVQYLAGSSKARFKRPVLPGDQLCMESELISGKRGIYKFECRALVDGEVVCVAEILTAEREV
- the lpxD gene encoding UDP-3-O-(3-hydroxymyristoyl)glucosamine N-acyltransferase, which translates into the protein MTERSFRLEEIAQALGAELRGDPDQQVTGLATLQAAGPDQISFLANPSYAKYLAQTNAAAVILSPSAATDVSINALVLDNPYLGYARLSHWFDPEPVSAAGVDPSAIVDPTAQVADDAAIGPNVVIEAGADIGSRVVVGAGTVIGARARVGADTVIRPRVTLAHDVVLGQRCHILSGAVIGSDGFGFANEKGVWQRIAQLGRVVLGDDVEVGANTTIDRGALDDTVIGNGVKLDNLIQIAHNVQIGDHSAMAAMVGIAGSTRIGRHCVFGGASGVAGHLEIADQVHLTGMTLVTGDIREPGVYSSGTSADTNRQWRKNAVRFRQLDDLARRIKELEKKLEG
- a CDS encoding OmpH family outer membrane protein gives rise to the protein MSRILTMLAAAFMALSFPAMAETRIGVVDLRQALFSSNDAKSFSETLQRDFAGDEAKVREVQEQARKLKERLEKDGAMMNESEREKLAAEFQEKVKEFNFLKQRLDSTVAQRKQAFVERARPEVDAAVEELLKENDLDLILPSEAVVYVKPELNLTPQLLEKLNR
- the bamA gene encoding outer membrane protein assembly factor BamA — its product is MRRSLLGVAIGLAVASTGINSAVADEFTVADIEVEGLQRVSAGTVFSAFPVNIGEQVDPAELADAIKSLFGTGLFTDIEASRDGSVLILTVRERPSISDIEIDGNKNIETEMLMDALSGAGLQEGQVFRRATLERLELEILRSYIAQGRYNARVKASAEELPRNRVAISLKINEGTVAAIHHINIVGNEDFADEELLDLFELQTSTWWNSITNADKYARERLSGDLESLRSFYLDRGYLDFNVESSQVSISPDKQQVFISIALNEGPQYTISEINLRGDLIVGEEELRKLIPVEEGDVFSRARMTAISEALAFRLGREGYAFANVNAVPEPGENNTAAVTFFVEPGKRAYVRRINFDGNVSTRDDVLRQEMTQMEGGIASSDRIEFSKTKLERLGFFKAVEVETVPVPGTDDLVDVNYSVEEQPTGSLSASVGFSQDSGVILGANVSENNFFGTGKRVSFGVNVSDSVKSANVSYLDPYYTVDGVSRGFSLFARETDYEDEDISSYLLDEYGGRVTFGYPTDSITRLNFGLGYTRSDIKTGAFTSQEVLDFVEDEGDSFDNYFLFGSWRRSTLNRGVLPSDGYSHSLSLDVAVPGSDLTFYKLSHKTDFYQPITDSGRWIFRARTDVGYGDGYGDRTQMPFYEHFYAGGYGSVRGYEANSLGPRATNNPNDLSDPDPFGGNLLTEGSLELIFPTPFAGDSRSMRTAFFLDAGQVFDTERDFDPALDEVRLSAGVGFQWITAVGPLAFSLAKPLNDKSGDETQVFQFSLGQTF
- the rseP gene encoding RIP metalloprotease RseP, whose amino-acid sequence is MQIIETILALALTLGILVTLHEYGHFWVARRCGVKVLRFSVGFGKPLFSWYDRQGTEFAVAAIPLGGYVKMLDEREGPVPEALKDQAFTSKPPSQRIAIAAAGPIANFLFALFAYWLLGVVGVTSVAPIVGEVGPDTVAERVGLREGMELHTVDGHRVVSWRDVNMRLLERAGEQGEIAIGVSENGARGTVSGPLQGWRLSDEAPNPLLEFGITPWRPDIPPILGQISNGGRAEAAGLKPGDQVLAVDGEALGNWFDLVDAIQAAPETTLSLTIVRDGAERTIDVRPAEREQEDGTTIGFVGAGVQPVEWPEEVLRDVSYGPLAAIPNAFHETWADTRLTLVAIKKMVTGLLSPTNLSGPITIARVAEASVSSGFEDFIRFLAYLSISLGILNLLPVPVLDGGHIVYYTIEAIRGKPLSDEAQALGLRIGMTLILTLMVFALYNDLMRL
- the ispC gene encoding 1-deoxy-D-xylulose-5-phosphate reductoisomerase, which gives rise to MNARRLTILGATGSIGLSTLDVVRRHPEQFSVYALTASTRAPELAVLCREFRPQVAVMASFEAAQELRELLTDLPQVRVLSGPEGLEEVAAAPEADAVMAAIVGAAGLPPTLAAVRAGKRVLLANKEALVMSGQLFMDAVAESGAELLPIDSEHNAIFQCLPADRVRDPDAAGVSRILLTASGGPFREHSAAELRSVSPAEACAHPNWSMGQKISVDSATLMNKGLELIEACWLFNTTPDRVEVHVHPESIIHSMVEYVDGSVLAQLGSPDMRTPIANGLAWPERIDAGVAPLDLFAIGRFHFERPDLVRFPCLRLAAEAFEAGGTSPAVLNAANEEAVAAFLAGNLCFTDIPVIIERTLAAMDVVPADSFETIFARDAEARHRAREQIGLLTV